A window from Cryobacterium sp. SO1 encodes these proteins:
- a CDS encoding NCS2 family permease produces MAGATTAATESPAPEPAARPEPTGRGTKSVLDRYFEITRRGSTWGREVRGGLVTFVTMAYIVILNPLILGGFSADQAAVDVAGNWLPNGQVAAVTALTAGVMTILFGVIARLPFGFAAGLGINSFLAVSVVGQVTWPEAMGLVVINGLIIVLLASTGLRAMIFTAVPRQLKIAITVGIGLFIAFIGLVDSGFVRASGVPSPPVQLGESGSVASLPTAVFVIGLLVIGVLVARKVKGALLIGIVGTTVLAVILEAIFKVGPSLGTNPAGWNLNAPVLPTSFVALPDLSLVGQVSFGAFERIGILAAVMLVFTLVFTNFFDAMGTMTGLSNEAGVADKNGNFPRLKSALIVEGVGAVVGGATSSSSNTVFIESGAGIGEGARTGFANIVTGLLFLAAMFFTPLTQIVPLEVAAAALVIVGAMMVSQIRFIDFSDFSTVLPVFLTIIVMPLSYSIANGIGAGFISWVIVRSLSGKAREISPLLWVVAAGFLVFFVRGPIEVLFGV; encoded by the coding sequence ATCGCAGGCGCCACCACCGCAGCCACCGAGTCACCCGCTCCCGAGCCGGCCGCCAGGCCCGAACCGACCGGGCGCGGCACGAAGTCGGTGCTTGACCGCTACTTCGAGATCACCCGACGCGGGTCCACCTGGGGCCGGGAGGTGCGCGGCGGTCTGGTGACCTTCGTCACCATGGCCTACATCGTCATCCTCAACCCGCTCATCCTCGGTGGCTTCAGCGCCGACCAGGCCGCAGTGGATGTCGCCGGGAACTGGCTGCCCAACGGCCAGGTCGCCGCCGTCACCGCGTTGACCGCCGGCGTCATGACGATCCTGTTCGGTGTCATCGCCCGCTTGCCGTTCGGCTTCGCCGCCGGCCTCGGCATCAACTCGTTCCTGGCCGTCAGCGTCGTGGGCCAGGTCACCTGGCCAGAGGCGATGGGCCTGGTCGTCATCAACGGCCTCATCATCGTGCTGCTGGCCTCCACCGGCCTCCGCGCGATGATCTTCACCGCCGTGCCCCGCCAGCTCAAGATCGCCATCACCGTGGGCATCGGCCTGTTCATCGCGTTCATCGGACTGGTCGACTCCGGGTTCGTACGCGCCAGCGGCGTCCCCTCCCCGCCCGTGCAGCTCGGCGAGTCCGGTTCGGTCGCCAGCCTGCCCACAGCAGTGTTCGTGATCGGGCTGCTCGTCATCGGCGTGCTCGTGGCCCGCAAAGTCAAGGGCGCCCTGCTCATCGGCATCGTCGGCACCACCGTGCTCGCCGTCATCCTCGAGGCCATCTTCAAGGTGGGCCCGTCGCTCGGCACCAACCCGGCCGGCTGGAACCTGAACGCCCCGGTGCTGCCGACCAGTTTCGTCGCACTGCCCGATCTCTCCCTCGTCGGCCAGGTCAGCTTCGGCGCGTTCGAGCGCATCGGCATCCTCGCGGCCGTGATGCTGGTCTTCACACTGGTCTTCACGAATTTCTTCGACGCCATGGGCACCATGACCGGGCTCTCCAACGAGGCCGGCGTGGCCGACAAGAACGGCAACTTCCCCCGGCTCAAGTCGGCCCTGATCGTCGAGGGTGTCGGCGCCGTCGTCGGTGGCGCCACCTCCTCATCGTCGAACACGGTCTTCATCGAGTCCGGCGCCGGCATCGGCGAGGGTGCCCGCACCGGCTTCGCCAACATCGTCACCGGGCTGCTCTTCCTCGCGGCGATGTTCTTCACCCCGCTCACCCAGATCGTGCCGCTCGAGGTGGCCGCCGCCGCGCTGGTCATCGTGGGCGCCATGATGGTGTCTCAGATCCGGTTCATCGACTTCAGCGACTTCTCCACCGTGCTGCCGGTGTTCCTGACCATCATCGTGATGCCGTTGAGCTACTCCATCGCCAACGGCATCGGTGCCGGCTTCATCAGCTGGGTCATCGTGCGCTCCCTCTCGGGCAAGGCCCGCGAGATCAGCCCGCTGCTCTGGGTCGTCGCCGCCGGGTTCCTGGTCTTCTTCGTGCGCGGACCCATCGAGGTCCTGTTCGGCGTCTAA